The Streptomyces pratensis genomic interval CAGCGCACCGAGCCGCTCCCGGCGGGCGGCGAGCAGCCGGGTGCCGAGCCGCCCGGCTTCGGCGCTGTGCTCGGGCAGGTCGGCGAGGGCGGGCCCGCCCGGCCACAGTCCGAGGGCTTCATCGAGGAGGGCGAGGGCGGCCGCCGGGTCGTTCGCGGCCAGGGTGCGGGTGCCTTCACGGGCCAACTGTTCGAAACGGTGGGCGTCGACGTCGGCCGGAGCGGCACGCAGCGCGTAGCCGCCGTCGGCCGAGGCCACTGTTCCCGGGCCGAGCGCCCTTCGCAGCCTGCCCACGAGCGCGTGAAGGGCACCGGCCGCGTCGGCGGGGGGCGTGTCCACCCACACGGCGTCCACGAGGGCCGGCACCGGGATGCTGTGCCCCGGCCGCAGGGCGAGGGCGGTGAGCAGCGCGCGCAGCCGGGCCCCGCCGACGGCGACGGGGGTTCCGTCCTCGCGGAAGGCACGGGCGGGGCCGAGAATCTGGTAACGCACGTGCCCATTCTCCCGGATGGCTTGGCGGGGGTGCGCAAGGGCCTGAACTGAAGCTTTCCGACGTCGCTTTCGTTCACTCATCGCCCCATGGACGTGGCATCGACCGATGGGTGGGGGGCACCGACCGACGGACGTAGACGCGCCCGACGGATGTAGCGCCTGCGCGGTGCACGTAGCACCGCCCGACGGGCGACCGCCCGGCGGGCACAGCGCCTGCGCGGTGGAGCGGGGCTCCGCCGGAGCGCGCCCGCTTCCGACCGTCGACCTCCCGGAGCCTCAGCCGTCACGAACTCCCCGCCGCCGGGGACAAGCAGGTTCCCGCACACGGAACCGCCGTTGACCCGAGCCCCACGCGGCCGGCACGGAACCTTCCCGTCGCGGACTGCCTGACGCCGCGGTGGCGTATTGCACGGTAGGCGACGGCTCGACTGTCAGCAGATCTCGCCCGGGGAAGCCGCGGTGGCCTTCAGCAGGTCACGCACCAGGTCGAAGTCGATGCTCCCAAGCTTGCGGAACCGCAGACAGCCCTTGCCCATGTCCTGGCCGGACAGCCGCTCCTCGAACGCCTCCCTGACGTCGCTCCGCATGAGGTAGAACGAGATGTACTGCTTCTGACTCGCGAAGGCGATCTCCGCGACCCCGGCCCGCTCGTACGCGGGCATGCCGTACGCCATGACCTCGTCGAACCCCTCGAGCTCCGCACGGCACAGCCGGCGCAGCCTGCTCAGGGCATCCCTGCGGTCCTCCGGCACCTCAGCCAGGTATCCGTCGACGTCTTCTGCCCCGCTTCGTACCATACGGCGACCCTACTCCGGGCCGGGATGGGTGCGGTCGGCCCGACCGGGGCGGGCCGGACGTGGCGTGTGGCGTCGACAACCCTCTCCCTCCCGTACGGGAGCTTCCGGGGAAGGGCCGTACCGGCCGTGGAGCGGGCCCGGGGCACCCGAACTCGCCGGGCCGGCGGTCCCGAGCGGGCCGATCGCGCTCCGGTCTACCTCTACTCCGCGCCGTGGTGGATGACCGTGAGGGCGTGCTGACGCGCACGATCCCTCAGGATGTCGTCCAGTTCGTCGAAGAGTGAACCCGCGGTGCTCCCGTTCCAGCCGGACGGCAGCAGCGCGAGGGGGATGCCTGGATCGCGGTAGGGCAGACGACGCCACTCGGTGAGCATGGGCACGTACGCCCGGAAGGCCTCCCTCGGAGTGGCCCGCGCCCAGGAGGAAGGGTCGGCGAGCGGACCGTGGCGACGGAGGAAGTCGGCGTACATCGTGGTGAGTTCGTCCAGGTCCCACCAGGCGCTGACCTTGGTGCGCAGATCGCCGAACGCGAGATGCTCCCCGCTGAAGATGTCGACGTAGCCGGAGAGCCCACGGCGCTCCAGCGTCCCCCGTGTCTCCGTGGCCAGGTTCGCCGGGGCGATCCAGACCCCCGGGGCGGCGTTGCCGAAGCCCAGCCTGGTCAGGCATGTGCGGAGCTCGTGCCGCTTCCCCCGCTCGGTCTCGGGGACGGAGAACACGACGAGGATCCAGCCGTCCTCGACGGTGGCCCGGGCCCGCTCGAAGATCCGTACGTCGCCTTCGGCGATGGTGCC includes:
- a CDS encoding iron chaperone; the protein is MVRSGAEDVDGYLAEVPEDRRDALSRLRRLCRAELEGFDEVMAYGMPAYERAGVAEIAFASQKQYISFYLMRSDVREAFEERLSGQDMGKGCLRFRKLGSIDFDLVRDLLKATAASPGEIC
- a CDS encoding PaaX family transcriptional regulator C-terminal domain-containing protein codes for the protein MTAPARSESPGAANRDTRHGPLITTLFGLYARGEANWLSVASLVRLMSDLGVEAPAVRSSVSRMKRRGILDSVRQEGRAGYSLADSTLGTIAEGDVRIFERARATVEDGWILVVFSVPETERGKRHELRTCLTRLGFGNAAPGVWIAPANLATETRGTLERRGLSGYVDIFSGEHLAFGDLRTKVSAWWDLDELTTMYADFLRRHGPLADPSSWARATPREAFRAYVPMLTEWRRLPYRDPGIPLALLPSGWNGSTAGSLFDELDDILRDRARQHALTVIHHGAE